The proteins below come from a single Conger conger chromosome 10, fConCon1.1, whole genome shotgun sequence genomic window:
- the si:dkey-32e6.3 gene encoding uncharacterized protein si:dkey-32e6.3, producing the protein MSCSEKGSDNAHRIENSEDPEDCRNGRQSDFLSHQDGDLPLSIPAGVYLQRQRKLIIHVDLNSTILVSDAVTKQGTIAVLESFLPCVTWGRVAKGKWEWMSDSPSLQPPCEGAVSYYSKYGRVAGFTRSPPGHKFKGVLEEHLALLRWPAGQEEDQLLSVRGEDGQLYHWILPSFFQLLQDLVEQGTEFAIVFRTFGTDLPHVLGTMNYVLTQGSHPLFPNLPALKLSVNETPGQIRCSKKATVLTRGGERLSSRDGERGLYQFFSSSQGLGGFQDHFHWWAQNTFSNLGGKPLWIDPFDPKVQHIFFDDNIRQDDEDTIVHPKVFLDPGGTQMRTAFTSELYDICLVQNDLLKAISDLHYFTKRVQMCQENYERNLQQGAY; encoded by the exons atGTCATGCAGCGAGAAAGGAAGTGACAACGCACATCGTATTGAGAATTCTGAAGACCCAGAAGACTGCCGAAATGGACGTCAGTCTGATTTTCTTAGTCATCAGGATGGAGATCTGCCGCTGTCTATCCCAGCAGGGGTTTATCTCCAGCGGCAGCGAAAACTTATTATTCACGTTGACCTCAACAGCACTATCTTGGTGTCTGATGCTGTGACCAAGCAAGGAACCATTGCGGTTTTAGAGTCTTTTCTTCCTTGTGTAACTTGGGGACGAGTGGCCAAAG GGAAATGGGAGTGGATGAGTGACTCACCCTCTCTGCAGCCACCATGTGAGGGTGCTGTGAGTTATTACTCCAAATATGGAAGAGTGGCAGGCTTCACACGCTCCCCACCTGGGCACAAATTCAAGGGAGTGCTTGAGGAACACCTGGCACTGTTGCGATGGCCTGCAGGGCAGGAGGAGGACCAGCTGCTGTCAGTGAGGGGCGAGGATGGACAGCTGTACCACTGGATCCTGCCCTCCTTCTTCCAGTTGCTGCAGGACCTGGTGGAGCAGGGAACAGAATTTGCCATCGTTTTCCGCACCTTTGGGACAGATTTGCCCCACGTGCTGGGCACCATGAATTACGTCCTCACCCAGGGTTCCCACCCACTGTTTCCCAACCTCCCCGCACTCAAG CTGAGTGTGAATGAGACCCCCGGGCAGATCCGCTGCAGTAAGAAGGCGACAGTCCTGACCCGCGGAGGTGAACGCCTGTCTTCccgggatggagagagaggcttGTACCAGTTCTTCAGCTCTTCCCAGGGCCTAGGAGGATTCCAGGACCATTTTCACTG GTGGGCCCAGAACACCTTCTCCAATCTGGGAGGGAAGCCTCTTTGGATTGACCCCTTCGACCCCAAGGTGCAGCACATCTTCTTTGATGACAACATCCGCCAGGATGACGAGGACACCATTGTCCACCCAAAG GTGTTCCTGGACCCAGGTGGCACACAGATGCGCACAGCCTTCACCTCAGAGCTCTATGACATTTGTCTGGTGCAGAACGACCTCCTCAAGGCCATCTCAGACCTGCACTACTTCACTAAGCGTGTACAGATGTGCCAGGAGAACTATGAAAGGAacctccagcagggggcataCTGA